A single genomic interval of Perca fluviatilis chromosome 19, GENO_Pfluv_1.0, whole genome shotgun sequence harbors:
- the sft2d1 gene encoding vesicle transport protein SFT2A — MDKLRRVLSGQEENEELGLTAQVLDASTLSYSTRVKWFVICFAGGILCSILGSALLFLPNGVKLFAVFYTLGNVAALSSTCFLMGPIKQLKRMFEKTRLIATIVMLLCLVLTLCAVFWWHKKGLAIIFCILQFLAMTWYSISYIPFARDAVMKCFTTCLS, encoded by the exons ATGGACAAGCTTCGTCGTGTGTTAAGCGGCCAAGAGGAAAATGAAGAGTTGGGTCTCACCGCACAG GTCCTTGATGCCAGCACTCTCAGCTACAGCACCAGGGTGAAATGGTTTGTCATATGCTTTGCCGGAGGCATCCTGTGTTCAATACTT GGTTCAGCACTGCTGTTCCTTCCAAATGGAGTCAAGCTTTTCGCTGTCTTCTACACACTAGGGAATGTTGCAGCTCTTTCCAG CACCTGCTTCCTAATGGGACCCATAAAACAGCTGAAGCGCATGTTTGAAAAAACAAGACTGATAGCCACCATTGTTATGCTG CTCTGCCTTGTCTTAACTCTTTGCGCAGTGTTTTGG TGGCATAAAAAAGGGCTGGCTATCATCTTCTGTATTCTGCAGTTTTTGGCAATGACATG GTACAGCATCTCTTACATTCCATTTGCCAG